A single genomic interval of Argopecten irradians isolate NY chromosome 8, Ai_NY, whole genome shotgun sequence harbors:
- the LOC138328989 gene encoding TLC domain-containing protein 4-B-like has product MSKTVHKLEHDFTYYPVAIFTFCFLWILYQKAFPVLSRKLSKSYTSLPSREQRQWNFRLVSSVHCSVVSLLCMYTLLFDEEIVLDPVWSDRPVVRISSAIVTGYTIADIFSMMINYEQNTKIFLFYLHHCVTIAANWCVFSFGIIPYFANYRTMSEFSVLFYNLKVFFQQTNMDRTSTLYTMNGCLFMFMFITARVLPIPRFWYMACYYFLYTDVTAALGTLRHLFVGIGLVLDILNITWGVQVMKVAHKNLTAAVQNIKSKLS; this is encoded by the exons ATGAGTAAAACTGTCCACAAACTTGAGCATGATTTTACATATTATCCGGTGGCAAtctttacattttgttttctttggatTCTGTACCAAAAGGCGTTCCCAGTCTTATCTCGTAAGCTCTCCAAATCATACACTTCTCTCCCTTCACGTGAACAGCGTCAATGGAATTTCAG ATTAGTGTCGAGTGTCCACTGTTCCGTTGTAAGCCTGCTATGTATGTACACACTTTTATTTGACGAGGAAATCGTCTTGGATCCTGTATG gaGTGACCGACCTGTTGTCCGAATATCTAGTGCGATTGTAACGGGATATACCATAGCAG atatattttcaatgatGATAAACTACGAACAAAATACGAAAATCTTCTTGTTTTATTTGCACCACTGCGTCACCATTGCGGCTAATTGGTGTGTCTTT AGTTTCGGCATTATTCCCTATTTTGCGAACTACAGAACGATGTCTGAATTctcagttttattttataatctCAA GGTTTTCTTCCAACAAACCAATATGGACAGGACCAGCACATTATACACTATGAACGGCTGTTTATTTATGTTCATGTTTATCACAGCCCGTGTGTTACCTATCCCGAGGTTTTGGTACATGGCCTGCTATTACTTCTTATATACAGACGTGACAGCAGCTTTAGGAACACTCCGACACTTATTTGTGGGCATTGGACTGGTGTTGGATATATTAAACATCACTTGGGGTGTCCAAGTAATGAAGGTTGCTCATAAAAATTTAACTGCTGCTGTCCAAAATATTAAGTCAAAGCTCAGTTGA